Within the Natrinema pellirubrum DSM 15624 genome, the region CGGGCTCGTCGAGGACACCAGCGTCCTCGACCCAGCAGCGCTCTATGACCGCTGGGTGGAGACGCGGATCGAGCCGAACTCGGTTCGCGTCTCGCTCCAACAACCCCTGGAGACGGTTCGCGAGGCAGGCCTCGACTATGCGCTCACGACCGACGAAGCCGAACAGGTTCACCAAGGATTCCTGTTCGCGTCGACGACGGCACTCTACGTGCGAGAGGAGGATATCAACGATTGGCTGAGCGTGATCGAACAGAAGGGGTTCGTCGGCGGCGGGAACACCGAACTTCGCGCGACCGACGAGCACGTCTTCTACAATACGCAGACGGTCGACGAGGTCACGACCGTCTCGATCCCACAACTGATCGTCGATCTGCTCGACGAGGACGGTCCGGCAGTCGAAGCCGCGAATCGCCTCCTGAAGCAATACCACGGGCTGACCGATGAGTAACGCGGATCGCAGCCAGTACGCCAAGCCGGTGACATCCCTCTCGGAAGGCGAACTGCAGGACGTCCTCTCGGCTGCCGAACCACCCGTCTGTCTACTCGGCGGGTGGGCGGTCCACCTCCAGGTCACGGACGGCTTCCAAGCCGCCCACGACCGTGCGTATATTGGCTCCCGGGACATCGACCTTGGGATCCACATCGACCCCTCGTGGTCGACTGACGAACTACACACAGCGCCGGTCACAACCACGCTCGAGCGTATCGAGAACGACCTCGGGTACAGCCGCGGTCGATTCGGCTTCTACCAGCAGTTCCACAGGGACACACACGAGCGCCTCGACGACACAGCGGCGCGCGACCAGCCGGCACACAACGTTTTCCGGGTTGACATCGACATCATTCCGGATACGACAACACTCGACGTCTTCCAGAACACCTTTGGATTTCGCCCACCGGCTGAACCCCTGCTCGAACCAGTGTTCGAGGCAGACGCGGGAGAGCCGCTCGCCGACTATGTCGACTGGGAGAACCCGCCTGACGCCTTCATCGCCCCAGCCGAACTCCTCGCCGTGATGAAGGTCCGGGCGTTCCCGGACCGCGACAAGAGCCACAAGCAACTGAAGGATCTCGCCGACCTACACGCCCTCCTCTGGTACGTGACCGACTATACCGAGATTCGGTCGGCAGTTCGAGCACGCCTGACCGACGAGGACATTACAGCGTTCGAGTCGATGACGAGCGACGACCTCTACGACAGGACAGCTGGACTCATTGAGGTCGATTCGACCATCGTCCGACAATCAATAGAGCGGTTGTTAGTTTGACGGTACCAGTTGTTCAGGTTATAAGCCGCGACATCTACACGTCGGCGACCTCGTCGATGAAGTCCTCGTCCAACTGCTGTTTCAATACTCGGAGGTTTGCCGCCTCCTCGGCGCCGACGAGCGCTTTGAGTTGATCGAAGGTGATCTCATCGTCGTAATAGGCGGCAGCGATCTCCTGGGTGAGTGCGTCGTCGTGAGCGGCGTCTTGGAGGTACTCCCGAAGCGCGGTCACGAGAACGTCGGTCCGGTCTTCCCCGAGGACTGTGGCCAGTGCGTCGGCCCGGTCGATGAGCCGATCAGGGGCCCGAAACTGCACGCGCTTCTTATCGGTGCTCATAATGTGTACATTGTGGGCCAACGCAGTTATCCGTTTTTGTGTGTACGATCTGAGCCTCACTCGGCCAAATGGCACTCGATCACAAGATGTTCTTCGAGGTCACGCGTCCAGTGCGTGGCGGGCCCACCGGGGCTACAGCGAGCACACAGTTGGAGCGGGCCCTCGAGATGGCCGATTTCTACGCGGAACCGGGTAAGTGCCGTGAGCGCGTCGACGACGAGCCCACAGCCGTCGCAGGCGTGGCGATCGCCCTTCTCGGGATCCGACCGCTCTTGGACGGCACAGTCGACATAGAGCGGGCTACCCGGATGCCTGTTCGCGTTCGCTACCCGTGCGT harbors:
- a CDS encoding nucleotidyl transferase AbiEii/AbiGii toxin family protein, with amino-acid sequence MSNADRSQYAKPVTSLSEGELQDVLSAAEPPVCLLGGWAVHLQVTDGFQAAHDRAYIGSRDIDLGIHIDPSWSTDELHTAPVTTTLERIENDLGYSRGRFGFYQQFHRDTHERLDDTAARDQPAHNVFRVDIDIIPDTTTLDVFQNTFGFRPPAEPLLEPVFEADAGEPLADYVDWENPPDAFIAPAELLAVMKVRAFPDRDKSHKQLKDLADLHALLWYVTDYTEIRSAVRARLTDEDITAFESMTSDDLYDRTAGLIEVDSTIVRQSIERLLV